The Manis javanica isolate MJ-LG chromosome 4, MJ_LKY, whole genome shotgun sequence genome contains a region encoding:
- the TM2D1 gene encoding TM2 domain-containing protein 1 isoform X3 has protein sequence MAAAWASGLASPETVSSQLLGILWFVSFTTGPWGAAATTAAGGDETLKCEDLKVGQYICKDPKINDATQEPVNCTNYTAYVPCFPAPNITCKDFGGNETHFTGNEVGFLKPVSCRNVNGYSYKVAVALSLFLGWLGADRFYLGYPALGLLKFCTVGFCGIGSLIDFILISMQF, from the exons ATGGCGGCCGCCTGGGCCTCCGGGCTGGCTTCTCCGGAGACCGTGTCCTCCCAACTCTTGGGTATCCTGTGGTTCGTGTCATTCACCACAGGACCTTGGGGAGCTGCTGCCACCACCGCCGCCGGGGGCGACGAGACGCTTAAGTGCGAGGACCTCAAAGTGGGACAATAt ATTTGTAAAGATCCAAAAATAAATGATGCTACACAGGAACCAGTTAACTGTACAAACTACACAGCTTATG ttCCGTGTTTTCCAGCACCCAACATAACTTGCAAGGATTTTGGTGGCAATGAAACACATTTTACTGGAAATGAAGTTGGTTTTCTTAAGCCTGTATCTTGCCGAAACGT AAATGGCTATTCATACAAAGTGGCAGTTGCACTGTCTCTTTTTCTTGGATGGTTGGGAGCAGATCGATTTTACCTTGGATATCCTGCCTTGG GTTTGTTAAAGTTTTGCACTGTAGGATTTTGTGGAATTGGGAGCTTAATtgatttcattcttatttcaATGCAG
- the TM2D1 gene encoding TM2 domain-containing protein 1 isoform X2 has translation MAAAWASGLASPETVSSQLLGILWFVSFTTGPWGAAATTAAGGDETLKCEDLKVGQYICKDPKINDATQEPVNCTNYTAYVPCFPAPNITCKDFGGNETHFTGNEVGFLKPVSCRNVNGYSYKVAVALSLFLGWLGADRFYLGYPALGLLKFCTVGFCGIGSLIDFILISMQLL, from the exons ATGGCGGCCGCCTGGGCCTCCGGGCTGGCTTCTCCGGAGACCGTGTCCTCCCAACTCTTGGGTATCCTGTGGTTCGTGTCATTCACCACAGGACCTTGGGGAGCTGCTGCCACCACCGCCGCCGGGGGCGACGAGACGCTTAAGTGCGAGGACCTCAAAGTGGGACAATAt ATTTGTAAAGATCCAAAAATAAATGATGCTACACAGGAACCAGTTAACTGTACAAACTACACAGCTTATG ttCCGTGTTTTCCAGCACCCAACATAACTTGCAAGGATTTTGGTGGCAATGAAACACATTTTACTGGAAATGAAGTTGGTTTTCTTAAGCCTGTATCTTGCCGAAACGT AAATGGCTATTCATACAAAGTGGCAGTTGCACTGTCTCTTTTTCTTGGATGGTTGGGAGCAGATCGATTTTACCTTGGATATCCTGCCTTGG GTTTGTTAAAGTTTTGCACTGTAGGATTTTGTGGAATTGGGAGCTTAATtgatttcattcttatttcaATGCAG